A single genomic interval of Oreochromis aureus strain Israel breed Guangdong linkage group 12, ZZ_aureus, whole genome shotgun sequence harbors:
- the si:dkey-98f17.5 gene encoding uncharacterized protein si:dkey-98f17.5 translates to MSGRKPRSVANPLESAITTPSERILKECHNLYVDSENGLVKIASSLGVRLLPPRKKIIVMIMGNHSAGKSSFINWYVEEHIQKTGVAIETQGFTFITSGRKRESLTGNATLHLYPHFRPLLEFKGVTDYLSAEISTSKQKKFSLVTFVDTPGLVDGDMIYPFDVNSAITWLGEQADLIFVFFDPMGQALCKRTLNIVEKLSEKCADKLLFYLSKADEAGKETDRQRVMMQIVQELCRRPGLNKCGFEMPTIYIPNPQKPSRCVNQIDGVCQTIEKTINQAVQKTLNQLEKDSDLICSTISSRLEQDRADVAYNKSVRLHSFLCGALGVFLPLLFILSFIVNTLSKEQLEELLGEGATRTITIFTGIVMYLWDWIPEDGQVVFVIIFGAFCYLLLFLAKYFAGRRNKTLTKKEKRTMAEYSDYIQDIVKTKKSKLYEWYLQQCAAEYDL, encoded by the exons ATGTCGGGTAGAAAGCCCCGGTCTGTGGCAAACCCTCTGGAGTCTGCGATCACCACACCGAGTGAGAGGATACTGAAGGAGTGCCACAATCTGTATGTGGACAGCGAAAACG gctTGGTAAAAATTGCCAGCAGCCTGGGAGTCCGTCTTCTGCCTCCCAGAAAGAAGATCATCGTGATGATAATGGGTAACCACTCTGCAGGAAAGAGCTCCTTCATTAACTG GTATGTTGAAGAGCACATACAGAAAACAGGGGTGGCCATCGAAACGCAGGGGTTTACCTTCATCACAAGTGGACGCAAAAGAGAATCTCTGACG GGTAATGCAACGCTGCATCTCTATCCTCACTTTCGACCGCTCCTGGAGTTCAAAG GTGTTACTGACTACCTGTCTGCTGAGATCTCCACCTCCAAGCAGAAGAAATTCAGCCTGGTGACTTTCGTGGACACTCCGGGTTTGGTGGACGGGGACATGATCTACCCTTTTGATGTGAATAGCGCCATCACTTGGTTGG GAGAACAGGCAGACCTGATATTTGTATTCTTTGACCCGATGGGCCAAGCGCTTTGCAAACGCACGCTCAACATCGTGGAGAAGCTGAGCGAAAAATGCGCAGACAAGCTGTTGTTCTACCTCAGCAAAGCAGATGAAGCCGGGaaggagacagacagacag aGAGTGATGATGCAGATAGTCCAAGAACTGTGCCGCCGTCCAGGCCTCAACAAATGTGGCTTTGAGATGCCAACAATATACATCCCAAACCCACAGAAG CCGAGCAGGTGTGTGAACCAGATCGATGGCGTTTGTCAGACCATCGAGAAGACCATTAACCAGGCTGTTCAGAAGACACTGAATCAGCTGGAGAAAGACTCTGACCTTATTTGttccactatcagcagcagACTAGAGCAGGACAG GGCTGATGTGGCTTACAACAAAAGCGTCCGTCTTCATTCATTCCTGTGCGGTGCTTTGGGCGTTTTCCTGCCTTTACTCTTCATCCTCAGTTTTATAGTGAACACCTTATCCAAAGAGCAGCTGGAGGAGCTGTTGGGTGAAGGTGCAACTCGAACCATCACTATCTTCACA GGAATAGTGATGTATTTATGGGACTGGATACCAGAAGATGGGCAAGTAGTCTTTGTCATCATTTTTGGGGCTTTTTGCTACCTCCTGCTTTTCCTGGCAAAGTATTTTGCAGG CCGAAGGAATAAAACTCTGAcgaagaaggagaagaggacGATGGCAGAGTACAGTGATTACATCCAAGATATCGTCAAGACTAAGAAG AGTAAATTGTATGAATGGTACCTCCAGCAGTGTGCAGCAGAATATGACCTCTGA